In Juglans microcarpa x Juglans regia isolate MS1-56 chromosome 8D, Jm3101_v1.0, whole genome shotgun sequence, the following are encoded in one genomic region:
- the LOC121242757 gene encoding transcription factor SRM1-like, whose protein sequence is MTVDETGSNSVWSKEQDKAFENALATHPVDASDRWEKIAADVPGKTIEEIKHHYELLVDDVSLIESGRVPLPSYSSLEGSASHAGDEGNCKKGGHLGNYNSESNHGNKASRSDQERRKGIAWTEDEHRLFLLGLDKYGKGDWRSISRNFVVTRTPTQVASHAQKYFIRLNSMNKDRRRSSIHDITSVGNGDISAPQGPITGQTNGSAGGSSGKPTKQPPQPSAGPAGIGVYGAPTMGQPIGGSLVSAVGTPVSLPTGAHMAYGVRAPVPGVVVPGAPMNMGPMAYPMPHASAHM, encoded by the exons ATGACCGTGGATGAAACGGGTAGTAACTCCGTATGGAGTAAAGAGCAAGATAAGGCATTTGAGAATGCCCTAGCAACTCATCCTGTAGATGCTTCAGATCGGTGGGAGAAAATTGCAGCCGATGTACCAGGGAAAACCATAGAAGAGATTAAACATCACTATGAGCTATTGGTTGATGATGTTAGCCTGATTGAATCTGGTCGTGTGCCTCTGCCTTCCTATAGTTCTTTAGAGGGTTCGGCGAGCCATGCTGGTGATGAAGGAAATTGTAAGAAGGGTGGCCATCTGGGGAATTATAACAGTGAGTCTAATCATGGAAATAAGGCTTCAAGGTCAGATCAGGAACGCCGTAAAGGGATTGCTTGGACAGAAGATGAACATAG GTTATTTCTTCTTGGTTTGGACAAATATGGGAAGGGGGACTGGCGAAGTATATCTCGAAACTTTGTGGTGACAAGAACACCTACGCAAGTGGCAAGCCATGCACAAAAGTACTTCATTCGGTTGAACTCAATGAACAAAGATAGGAGGCGATCAAGCATTCATGACATCACCAGTGTTGGCAATGGTGACATTTCAGCTCCACAAGGACCAATCACTGGCCAAACCAATGGTTCTGCAGGAGGTTCATCTggaaaaccaaccaaacaaccacCTCAGCCATCAGCTGGGCCTGCAGGCATTGGTGTGTATGGTGCTCCGACTATGGGGCAACCTATAGGAGGATCCCTTGTCTCAGCAGTCGGTACCCCTGTTAGTCTTCCTACTGGAGCACATATGGCATACGGTGTGAGAGCCCCTGTACCCGGAGTTGTGGTTCCTGGTGCACCAATGAACATGGGTCCAATGGCATATCCAATGCCGCATGCTTCTGCACATATGTAA
- the LOC121242758 gene encoding GEM-like protein 4 has protein sequence MNISLQELVLGMPISSAAYRLDRPQKRYLPDPASQYHIPSLKSSADSVLNRKNKLSKKGDSFVHGFREHVRHGPKISETVKGKLSLGARILKVGGMDRVFKRFFSVKEGEKMLKASQCYLSTTAGPIAGLLFISTEKVAFCSERSMKISSPDGKMIRIHYKVLIPLRKIEKVDQSENVKKPSEKYMEIVTVDNFDFWFMGFLNYKKAFRHLQEAISQA, from the exons ATGAACATCTCACTTCAGGAACTTGTTCTTGGAATGCCAATCAGCTCAGCAGCCTACAGACTGGATAGGCCACAGAAGAGATACTTACCTGATCCTGCTAGTCAATACCATATTCCATCACTCAAAA GTAGTGCAGATTCAGTGCTTAATAGGAAGAACAAGCTTAGTAAAAAGGGAGACAGTTTTGTGCATGGATTCCGAGAGCATG TGAGACATGGGCCCAAGATCTCCGAAACTGTGAAAGGGAAGTTGAGCTTGGGGGCTAGAATTCTTAAAGTAGGTGGTATGGATAGAGTCTTTAAGCGGTTCTTCAGCGTTAAAGAaggagagaaaatgttgaaggCTTCCCAATGCTATTTATCAACCACTGCTGGTCCTATTGCTGGCCTCCTCTTTATCTCCACGGAAAAGGTTGCATTCTGCAGTGAGAGATCAATGAAAATCTCTTCTCCAGATGGAAAGATGATAAGAATCCATTACAAG GTCTTGATTCCACTGAGGAAGATAGAGAAAGTTGATCAAAGTGAGAATGTCAAGAAGCCTTCAGAAAAGTACATGGAAATAGTTACAGTAGACAATTTTGACTTTTGGTTTATGGGTTTCTTAAATTATAAGAAAGCTTTCAGGCATCTGCAGGAAGCAATTTCACAAGCTTAG